A genomic stretch from Taeniopygia guttata chromosome 9, bTaeGut7.mat, whole genome shotgun sequence includes:
- the LIMS2 gene encoding LIM and senescent cell antigen-like-containing domain protein 2 — protein sequence MTGSNMSDALANAVCERCQARFDPAERIVNSNGELYHESCFVCAQCFRQFPEGLFYEFEGRKYCEHDFQMLFAPCCGECGEFITGRVIKAMNNNWHPECFRCELCDIILADLGFVKNAGRHLCRPCHNREKAKGLGKYICQKCHLIIDEQPLMFRNDSYHPDHFNCTHCGKELTAEARELKGELYCLPCHDKMGIPICGACRRPIEGRVVNALGKQWHVEHFVCAKCEKPFLGHRHYEKKGLAYCETHYNQLFGDVCYNCSHVIEGDVVSALNKAWCVNCFSCSTCNVKLTLKNKFVEFDMKPVCKKCYEKFPLELKKRLKKLSELASKKIHPKALDLNSA from the exons ATGACGGGCAG TAATATGTCTGATGCTCTGGCCAATGCCGTGTGCGAGCGCTGCCAGGCGCGGTTCGATCCTGCAGAGAGGATTGTGAACAGCAATGGGGAGCTCTATCACGAGAGCTGCTTTGTCTGTGCTCAGTGCTTCCGGCAGTTCCCAGAGGGACTCTTCTATGAG TTTGAAGGTAGGAAGTACTGTGAGCATGACTTCCAGATGCTGTTTGCTCCTTGCTGCGGGGAATGCG GTGAGTTCATTACTGGGCGTGTTATCAAGGCAATGAACAACAACTGGCACCCAGAATGTTTCCGCTGTGAGCTCTGCGACATAATCCTTGCTGACCTGGGTTTTGTGAAGAATGCTGGCAG GCACCTGTGCAGGCCATGCCACAACCGTGAAAAAGCCAAGGGACTGGGCAAGTACATCTGTCAGAAGTGCCACTTGATAATTGATGAGCAGCCTCTGATGTTTAGGAATGATTCCTACCATCCAGATCACTTCAACTGCACCCACTGTGG GAAGGAGCTGACGGCAGAGGCGCGGGAGCTGAAGGGCGAGCTGTACTGCCTGCCCTGCCACGACAAGATGGGCATCCCCATCTGCGGGGCCTGCCGCAGGCCCATCGAGGGACGAGTGGTCAACGCCCTGGGGAAGCAGTGGCACGTCGAG caTTTTGTTTGTGCCAAGTGTGAGAAGCCATTCTTGGGGCACCGACACTATGAAAAAAAAGGGCTGGCCTATTGTGAGACTCATTATAATCAG CTCTTTGGAGATGTCTGCTACAACTGCAGTCACGTGATAGAGGGAGATG tGGTATCAGCTCTTAACAAGGCCTGGTGTGTGAATTGCTTCTCCTGCTCCACCTGCAATGTCAAGCTCACACTGAA gaataaatttGTGGAGTTTGACATGAAGCCTGTGTGCAAGAAGTGCTATGAGAAATTCCCTCTGGAGCTGAAGAAACGTCTGAAGAAGTTGTCAGAGCTGGCATCCAAGAAGATCCATCCTAAAGCTTTAGATTTAAACTCTGCTTAA
- the GPR17 gene encoding uracil nucleotide/cysteinyl leukotriene receptor: MNGPGASSLLFNCSNQSNFSLETSEQCGKETHLENMIFATFYFLDFILAFSGNALALWLFIRDQKSGTPANIFLMHLAVADLSFVLVLPTRLVYHFSGNHWPFGEIPCRLTGFLFYLNMYASIYFLMCISVDRFLAIVHPVKSIKLRRSRYAHVACVFLWVIVGVAMAPLLLSVQTVQMKNTTVCLQLYREKASRHALVSLAVAFTFPFVTTVTCYLLIIQSLKSGNRVEKHLKEKAVKMIIMVLMIFLICFVPYHVNRYIYILHYNGTKASCETQRLLALSNRITSCLTSLNGALDPIMYFFVAEKFREALCNLFCIKKTIMLPQTYEGKTNESSLSAKSEL; this comes from the coding sequence ATGAATGGGCCAGGAGCTTCAAGCCTGCTCTTCAACTGCTCAAATCAATCAAATTTCAGTTTGGAAACATCAGAGCAATGTGGCAAAGAGACACACCTTGAGAACATGATTTTTGCCACTTTCTATTTCCTGGATTTCATCCTGGCTTTTTCTGGCAATGCCCTGGCTCTTTGGCTTTTCATCCGGGACCAAAAGTCAGGCACACCTGCAAACATTTTCCTGATGCATCTTGCTGTGGCTGACCTGTCCTTTGTGCTGGTACTCCCCACCCGGCTGGTGTACCACTTTTCTGGTAACCATTGGCCATTTGGTGAGATCCCATGCAGACTCACTGGCTTCCTTTTTTACCTCAACATGTATGCCAGTATCTACTTCCTGATGTGCATCAGTGTTGACCGTTTCCTGGCCATTGTGCACCCTGTGAAGTCCATCAAGCTCCGCAGGTCCCGCTATGCCCACGTGGCATGTGTCTTTCTGTGGGTCATCGTTGGTGTGGCAATGGCACCTCTGCTGCTCAGTGTGCAGACAGTCCAGATGAAAAACACAACTGTCTGCCTGCAGCTCTACAGAGAAAAGGCCTCACGCCACGCCCTCGTGTCCTTAGCAGTGGCATTTACCTTCCCCTTTGTTACTACTGTGACTTGCTACTTACTCATCATCCAGAGCCTGAAGAGTGGGAACAGAGTTGAGAAACACCTGAAGGAGAAAGCTGTCAAAATGATCATCATGGTCTTGATGATCTTTCTAATTTGCTTTGTACCTTACCACGTCAATCGCTACATTTATATTCTCCATTACAACGGGACCAAAGCTTCCTGTGAAACGCAGCGTCTCCTGGCCCTCAGCAACCGCATCACCTCCTGCCTCACCAGCCTCAACGGGGCCCTCGACCCCATCATGTATTTTTTTGTAGCTGAGAAATTCCGTGAGGCTTTGTGCAATCTGTTTTGTATTAAAAAGACTATAATGTTGCCTCAAACATATGAGGGTAAGACAAATGAAAGCTCACTAAGTGCTAAATCTGAACTGTGA